In one Grus americana isolate bGruAme1 chromosome 1, bGruAme1.mat, whole genome shotgun sequence genomic region, the following are encoded:
- the LOC129197157 gene encoding olfactory receptor 10AC1, translating to MPCEGCMERDNKSTDATMEFLLLSFSELLCLRVLLFLIFLIVHLVTLAGNVMIFMAVVMEPSHPPMLFFLCQLSVIELCYTLVIVPKALLSLIVVDGSTISFIGCAAQMHLFVAPGGAECFLLVAMSYDRYVAICQPLHYFAVMSEGFCLRLAVACCLGGFAVALGLTVAVFRLPFCQSHHINHFFCDVPAVLHLACTQSYTPELPLLAACVLLLLLPFLLILTSYVCIAAALLHVTSPMGRGKAFSTCISHLAITLLHYGCATFTYIRPKSSYSPARDKMMSLIYTNITPLLYPLIYSLRNKEIRGLLRKMLRRKKITQLNWDTIRAVMCVCGKF from the coding sequence ATGCCATGTGAAGGCTGCATGGAGAGGGACAATAAGAGCACTGATGCAACCATGGAGTTCCTCCTGCTCAGCTTCTCTGAGCTGCTCTGTCTGCGGGTCCTCCTCTTCCTTATCTTTCTCATTGTCCATTTGGTCACATTGGCAGGGAATGTGATGATCTTCATGGCAGTGGTTATGGAGCCTTCTCATCCTCctatgcttttcttcctctgtcagcTCTCTGTCATTGAGCTCTGCTATACCTTAGTCATTGTCCCTAAAGCACTCCTCAGCCTGATAGTGGTGGACGGCAGCACCATTTCTTTCATAGGGTGTGCTGCACAGATGCACCTTTTTGTGGCACCTGGTGGGGCTGAATGCTTCCTCCTGGTCGCCATGTCGTATGACCGTTACGTTGCCATCTGTCAGCCACTTCACTACTTTGCTGTGATGAGTGAGGGGTTCTGCCTCAGGCTGGCTGTGGCATGCTGTCTGGGAGGCTTTGCTGTTGCCCTGGGGTTGACGGTGGCTGTTTTCCGCTTACCTTTCTGTCAATCGCATCATATCAACCACTTCTTCTGTGATGTCCCTGCTGTGCTTCACCTGGCCTGTACACAGAGTTACACCCCTGAGCTGCCCTTGCTGGCTGCCTGtgtgctcctcctgctgctccccttcctcctAATCCTGACCTCATATGtttgcattgctgctgctttgctacATGTCACCTCCCCCATGGGAAGGGGCAAGGCCTTTTCCACCTGCATTTCACACTTGGCCATCACCTTGCTACACTATGGATGTGCCACCTTCACGTACATTCGTCCTAAGTCCAGTTACTCACCAGCTCGAGACAAGATGATGTCTCTCATCTACACCAACATTACTCCACTGCTGTACCCTCTCATTTATAGTCTGAGGAACAAGGAAATCAGAGGGCTCCTCAGGAAAatgttgaggaggaagaaaataactcAGTTGAACTGGGATACTATCAGAGCtgtgatgtgtgtgtgtggtaaATTTTAG